A genomic stretch from Primulina huaijiensis isolate GDHJ02 chromosome 14, ASM1229523v2, whole genome shotgun sequence includes:
- the LOC140957634 gene encoding CBS domain-containing protein CBSX3, mitochondrial-like produces the protein MQGGIQALFSHGNVLKNAVLHHVRLAPPATRPLMLARHESASAARMEEHGFESTMISDILKGKGTSADGSWLWCTTDDTVYEAVKSMTQHNVGALVVVQPGEQKSIAGIITERDYLRKIIVQGRSSKSTKVGDIMTEENKLITVTPDTKALKAMQLMTDNRIRHIPVINDTGMIGMVSIGDVVRAVVSEHREELNRLNAFIQGGY, from the exons ATGCAAGGAGGAATTCAAGCTCTCTTTTCTCATGGGAATGTGCTCAAGAATGCTGTTCTACATCATGTGCGTCTTGCGCCTCCTGCCACGCGACCTCTTATGTTAGCACGCCACGAATCAGCCTCGGCTGCTCGAATGGAAGAGCATGGGTTTGAAAGCACCATGATATCCGATATTCTGAAAGGAAAAGGGACAAGCGCAGATGGGTCCTGGCTTTGGTGCACGACAGATGACACTGTGTACGAAGCTGTTAAATCG ATGACACAGCACAATGTTGGAGCTTTGGTGGTTGTTCAACCAGGAGAACAGAAGTCAATTGCTGGAATCATCACAGAAAGAG ATTATCTTAGGAAAATCATCGTACAAGGACGGTCATCGAAGTCAACAAAGGTTGGAGACATTATGACCGAAGAG AACAAACTCATTACGGTAACGCCAGACACCAAAGCGCTGAAAGCAATGCAACTCATGACAG ATAACCGTATCAGGCACATTCCGGTGATCAATGACACGGGAATGATAGGCATGGTGTCCATTGGAGACGTGGTCCGTGCTGTAGTGAGCGAGCATCGGGAAGAACTGAATCGCTTGAATGCCTTTATACAGGGAGGATACTAG